Proteins encoded in a region of the Mustelus asterias chromosome X, sMusAst1.hap1.1, whole genome shotgun sequence genome:
- the LOC144481955 gene encoding uncharacterized protein LOC144481955 isoform X1: MEGKSTVHSKEKPYTCSVCGRGFSRPSYLSKHKRNHTEEKPWKCADCGKGFNYPSELETHRRRHSGERPFSCSTCGKGFTDSSNLLKHQRVHTGVRPFTCSECTKAFAQLSHLLTHQRVHTGERPFICSVCGLRFADSSTLLKHQRVHSGERAFKCPECGKCYKSSWELMSHQRVHSDERPFRCSQCGNGFRWSSQLNAHERVHTGEKPFTCSQCEKGFTQLSHLLRHQRVHTGERPFTCSDCGKGFTTSSNLQTHQRLHKNAQ; the protein is encoded by the coding sequence atggaaggaaaaagcaccgttcacagtaaggagaaaccgtacacgtgttctgtgtgtggacgaggattCAGCCGACCATCTTACTTGTCAAAACACAAGCGCAaccacactgaggagaaaccgtggaaatgtgcagattgtgggaagggattcaattacccgtctgaactggaaactcatcgacggcgccactctggggagagacctttctcCTGCTCTacttgtgggaaaggattcactgattCCTCGAACctcctgaaacaccagcgagttcacactggagtgagaccattcacctgctctgagtgtacgAAAGCATTTGCACAACtatcccacttgctgacacaccagcgagttcacacaggggaaaggccattcatctgctctgtgtgtggtttGAGATTTGcggattcatccaccctgctgaaacaccagcgagttcacagtggggagagagcttttaaatgcccagaatgTGGGAAGTGTTATAAAAGCTCTtgggaactgatgtcccatcaacgtgttcacagtgatgagagaccgttcaggtgctctcagtgtggaaatggCTTCAGGTGGTCCTCTCAACTCAATGCACAtgagagagttcacactggggagaagccattcacctgttctcagtgtgagaagggattcactcagttatcccacctgctgagacaccagcgagttcacactggggagaggccgttcacctgttccgactgtgggaagggattcactacctcatccaatctgcagacacaccagcgacttcacaagAATGCACAGTAA